Proteins encoded together in one Perognathus longimembris pacificus isolate PPM17 chromosome 8, ASM2315922v1, whole genome shotgun sequence window:
- the Tp53i3 gene encoding quinone oxidoreductase PIG3: MLAVHFEQPGGPQVLHLKEVAKPRPAEGEVLLKVAASALNRADLLQRQGQYDPPPGASSILGLEASGHVAELGPGCQGHWKIGDSAMALLPGRGQAQYVTVPEELLMPIPEGLTMPQAAAIPEAWLTAFQLLHLCGHVQAGDSVLIHAGSSGVGTAAIQLARKAGAIPLVTAGSPHKLHLAERLGAAAGFNYKQEDFAEATLKFTKGAGVNLILDCIGGSYWEKNVNCLALDGCWVLYGLMGGADISGPLFSKLLFKRGSLITSLLRSRDKKYKQMLVEAFTEQILPHFSKEGPLRLLPVLDRVYPVTEIQAAHEYMEANKNMGKIVLELPQ, from the exons ATGCTGGCTGTGCACTTTGAGCAGCCCGGCGGCCCCCAAGTCCTCCACCTGAAGGAGGTGGCCAAGCCCAGGCCCGCGGAGGGCGAAGTCCTCCTGAAGGTGGCGGCCAGCGCCCTGAACCGGGCGGACTTACTCCAG AGACAGGGCCAATACGACCCACCCCCAGGAGCCAGCAGCATTTTGGGACTGGAAGCATCAGGACATGTGGCAGAGTTGGGGCCTGGTTGCCAGGGGCACTGGAAGATTGGAGACTCAGCCATGGCGCTGCTGCCTGGCAGAGGCCAGGCACAGTACGTCACCGTCCCTGAAGAACTGCTCATGCCCATCCCAGAGGGTTTGACAATGCCACAGGCTGCAGCCATCCCAGAGGCCTGGCTCACTGCCTTCCAGCTGTTACATCTCTGTG GACATGTTCAGGCTGGAGACTCTGTATTAATCCACGCGGGATCAAGTGGGGTGGGCACAGCTGCCATTCAACTGGCTCGGAAGGCTGGTGCTATTCCTCTGGTCACAGCTGGCTCCCCGCACAAGCTTCACCTGGCAGAAAGACTCGGGGCAGCTGCTGGATTCAATTACAAACAAGAGGATTTCGCTGAAGCAACACTGAAGTTCACCAAAG GTGCTGGAGTTAACCTTATCCTAGACTGCATAGGTGGATCTTACTGGGAGAAGAATGTCAACTGTCTGGCCCTTGATGGTTGCTGGGTTCTCTACGGTCTGATGGGAGGAGCTGATATCAGTGGACCCCTATTTTCAAAGTTACTTTTTAAACGAGGAAGTCTGATCACTAGTCTGCTGAGATCTAGGGACAAAAAG TACAAGCAAATGCTGGTGGAAGCTTTCACGGAGCAGATTCTGCCCCACTTCTCCAAGGAAGGACCCCTACGTCTACTGCCGGTTCTGGACAGAGTCTACCCAGTGACTGAAATCCAAGCAGCCCATGAGTACATGGAAGCTAACAAGAACATGGGCAAGATCGTCCTGGAGCTGCCCCAGTGA